From the Centropristis striata isolate RG_2023a ecotype Rhode Island chromosome 5, C.striata_1.0, whole genome shotgun sequence genome, the window GTGACAATACAGCACCTGCAGCTGTTCTGGAGAATCAAGTggaacacacaaaacattacaTGCTAGATGTCTCGAGCAATATTTCAGAGAATCTCAGCTTTTACATTGATGGAAAGATAGTGTCAACAAGTACAGTCAGTAGCTGTGAAGCAGCTGAGGTCCATTCTGGGTCTTCAACCTTAGTTGGGCTGGATGCCTTGATTCTAGACCCGGCCCAAATCAGCCAGGTGTTAAATACAGATTCACTCACTGGCAAAGAGATACCTGGTCAACCACAGGCCAAGAGAAGAACTGCAACACCACCTCTTTTACCACAAATTAAAACTGAACTGGAGTCTGAAGTGGTTGTGTCGTCGTCCTCATCTTCACTTGTATCTTCTTTAATCGAGAATCTACTTCCTCAGAATACAGAGTCGACAGTTGCACAGAAGgaaagaactgtgtttctgtctccaaaGCTGAAGCAGCTCCTGGAGAAGCAGGATGGCCTTAAACCGACACTTGCACTCATCGCGGATGGCCAGAAGCCTTGTTCAcccgtttctctctctgtcctgcctGCTGGAACAGGAAGGTTTAAAAGAAGGACTGGGTCCCCACCAAGCTCTCCACTACAGAACCCAGCATCTAGAGAAGCAACACCAGATATTGTAGAGTGTGATGCTGTAAGTACAGGGCAGATGGAGAGCCAATATAGTTCACCTGTGCACCAAACAGCCAATGTGAAGGATGACACAAGTCCACCCGTGGAGGAGCCAGCACTGAAGCCTGTCTCCACAGAGAACTGGCTCCCCACAACTGGCGGTAATTCCTGCAATCAGCAACCACTGGATCTCTCTAATACAGTCAAAAGCAATGAAGAAGTAGCTTTAGCTGATGCCGTGCTGGATTTGAGCTTGCAAAACAAGACCCTAACAGAATCTGAATTGACATTAAATTTAGTTTCACAGGCAGTTTTGAAAGAAGGAAAATCAAATACATGCCTGATGGAGACGGCCTTAATGAATATTGGAGAGCAAAATATAGGCCTAGGAAATCCTGAGACACCTTTAGTCACAGACTTCACCATATTTACAGGTCCAGATATGATGACCCCAATAGATCCTATGGTAGAAGGACTTGTTTATGGACTTGCACTTCCCTCTAATCCTCTGACTCCAACATCTGCCTCCATCACCCCTGTCGCTTTGCAGCCAGCCTCACCATGTACTTTTGCATTTGCTTCCCCAACCTCACACACAGTGCTCCCAACTACTCCTTCATTAATCACAGTTTTGGCACCACAACATATTTCTAACCCTTCAAGCCAACCAATCCAGGTATTAGCCCCAAATATATCTCCCGAGCCCCTGGTAATCTGCActgaaaatgcattaaatttCTCCGAGTGTGATTTAACTACTGCATTTGCCACTACAAATTCTGCAAACCCTGTCACTCTCTCCCAATCCCTTGACCCGGCTCTAAATCTACCTGGCCATGTGTTTCTCTCTGATCAAATAGGGCTCAATCCCCCTATAGTTGAGTCCACTCCTATGTCAGATGTGCCATTCACACCCACTGTAACTTTAAATGATTCCCTCATCAATTCTTACAACATTACCAGCAACACAGTGTTGATAGAGTGCACAATAGCTCTTGAAGCCCCAGGGAGCATAGTCCCTGCTGCCGTTACCTTACAAGAAAACCCTGCTGAGCCTCCAGCACCTACACAGATGGTTGTTAATCACATAGAACAGCAACAGATTGTATCAGTACCCAACCCTCAAACTGTGGACCCCACTATTGTTATGTCCACAATCGCAGAATCAGTAACTCTATCCACCGCCACCTCTGTGATATCTGATTGTACTACTGTGGGAGAATCAAATTCAGACCCAGAGCTTGTTGTTAATGCAGAGCCACCAGCTGTAAAAGAAGAGGAGGCTGCTGATAGCATTGTTTCCATTCCCGAAATCTCATCAAAAACCTCACCACTTTCTGAGAAAGCTGAAGAGAACAAATCCTCCAACAACATGCAGAGTACTGCACAACAGCAGTCTTTCACCAAGAATTTCATCTGCAACGTGTGTGATAAGCTTTTCCATTCGATGAAAGAACTGGGCCATCATGTCGGTGACCATGCTGATGAATGGCCCTACAAATGTGAGTTCTGCGTGCTGCTCTTTAGCGAACCCACAGCTTTACTTGATCATCGATCAAGCCTCCACGGTGTCGGCAAGACTTACGTTTGCAGTGCATGCACAAAAGAATTTGTCTACCTTTGTAATCTGAAACAGCATCAGGAGGAATTGCATCCCGGACAGCAGTGTACATacgcagaagaagaaaagggaaaGCTAAGACCTCAGAATCACAACAACTTAAAAGTCAACACAGAGCCCGCAGTGCCCGATGCTTCAGAGGAACTCAAGAAAGTGGTGAAAAAGGAAGAAGGTGAAGTAGATGTGGCTGCTGAAGAACTgtttacaacaataaaaatcatgGCCTCAGATGGAGCCAAAATCAAAGGGCCTGATGTTCGTCTTGGCATTAACCAACATTATCCCAGCTTTAAGCCCCCTCCATTTCCCTACCATAACAGATCACCTGCTGGCTTAGTGGCTTCAGCCACAAACTTCACCACCCACAACATCCCACAAACCTTTAGTACGGCTATTCGGTGCACCAAGTGTGGAAAGAGCTTTGATAACATGCCAGAGTTACACAAGCATATCCTGGCTTGTGCAAACGCCAGCGATAAGAGACGATACACACCCAAAAAGAATCCCATCCCACTGCGTCACTttgcaaaaactcaaaatggAGTTCTGTCTACCACTAATTCTACCAACGGACTCAATGCTTCGAACAGACCCAGCCATTCAAACAGGTCCAAACCTAACCAAGAATCAGTAAATGTGAAGTTCAAAGTGCTgaacaaaaggaagaaaaagtTGGTCCAGAGGGTGATGCCACAAAGGAACAAGCAGGTTCCTTcatcaaataaactgtcacatGCACAGGTGGATGAGCAACAGGAGATCTTTGTCTGCCCACACTGCAGCAGGGAGTTCACCATGAGACGCAGCAGAACCAAACACATGGCAGTCTGCCCCAAGAAACCTAAAGaggtgaagaaaagaaaagaaggaggcATCTCTGTGACAAAGGAAAATGATGGACACCTGCATAGAGGGgttgaagagaaaaaacaagccTCACCTCAGCATAAAACCAGACTCCAGACTTCTGGCCCTGCTAAAAGGCACGCCATCCTGCCAGtgcaaactgtcttttcaaACAAAAGAAGTAAGATAGTTATTAAAGAGAGCAAGCAGCCAAAACAAGAGACACCCACTCTGAATGAACTTCCCATCGTTCGCACTTTCAACCCCACCATGCGACAGTATAGCAGAGTGCAGCATAGCGTCAAAGGAATCCCTATTAAGATCACTATAGTGAAACCACAAAAGGCTGCACTGCAGAAGGATGAGCTGCCTCCCAACCAGAGCCGAGAGGAAGCAGCCGGAGCCGTCGGCAACAGCTCTGAGCAGAGTCCTACAGCCTGAAGACTACACAGCTGCCCACCAGGGATCATCAGGTAGATAAAGTACATTTAAagtcatcattttatttaaatcgATGTCTGTTAAGTCTTTAGTCTGCACTAATATTAAGTGTACAtacaaactgggtgtctgtggtGACATTCCAACACACTAGGGCTTGAAAAATGATAATCATGGTTTAACTTTTTGTTAAGATCTGTACCaaaccaagatttttttttgtaaatctttGGAATATAATTTGTAAACTGGTACATCTCTGCAGCATAACGATAATAAATTCAGAATGGTATTGGCCAAACTATGGCcgaacaaacaaagaaaaaagcaatgTGACAATGAAACATGCGTAACGATTGAAATAGAAATCCAAACAGACAGATCTTATTGCCAAAGGTACCgccaaagaaaatgaaatggaGATCTTTGAGATTAAAACTtaacaattgtttacaaaataataatagtcatCAAGTGAtgtcttcacaaaaaacacttcaaacataTAAAAGACATGCGCAGTAATTCCTCATTCGTTCAGGTAAGATTGAAACAGTCTACAATAATTGAGCCTCTTAATATGATATACAGTATAATTGTGCAATTAAAATGTTGGACAGATGCTAATAAGATCTGAGCACTGCCATGTTCTTCAAAAACAAAGTAATTATGTTATgtataaagataaagaaaataaatcaattaaatctTCAGTACAACAACCAGCTGATTATAAACAACCTCATGTCCATATCCCtttcaaaacatgttttgttctgttgttttcaGGATCCTGCTGTGTGGAGCGCCTCAGACATACTCGTGTCATCACGATACTGAAGGGAGATAACTGTTAATCACACTGTAAAGCCCATGAACCCAGATTGCATCACACTGTTTAAATGACTGAAGTGAGACAGCGAAGGATACTGCAGTGAGTGAATGTATTTAAATGCTTTTGTAGTAGTTTGGGAgttttgtagatttctccttCATTTCACAAACTTTCTGTCAATGGCTTGGATTTGCACTTTGAAGTTAATCTGACTGCTACGTCTCACAAATTGGAAAGGAGGTGGGAGGAATAAAACTGGAAGGCTGCTCTCATTTCCTACTTGGTGGGTTATTTGGAGAGGATGGCAGGTGGCAATCATTCTCAGCATGCATTTGCACTTTTCCTTATCTGTTGTCTGTGGCCTTTTGGTTTAAACTGTTGCTGCATGCTGTGAGCTTCTACTACAGCTAATTTAGGATGGATCATGTTGATGCAATTAGGCCTTAAACACTGAAACTTGCTCTGTTAGTCTGATGGACAATAACCAGTGTAATTTTAGGGAAGATACAGAATCATAGAAAAGTAACACGCTCTGTAGTAAAGTGTAATATTTGCCACAAGCTACCTATCAGAATGCTTATGGATATCAGCACCGTTGATTagaataataagtgttttcattATTGGTGTGAATGTAACATTGGTAGATTTAATGCTACAGCCTTTGCAAATCAAAATTGTATATAATGTGGTTGGCCCAGTTTGCCTTTTATTTGTATAAGCGTTAGAAGAGTAATTCTCTTTATGTGCCATcaaatgtatataataaaattaaatgtggCATAATGTTGATGAAGAATAAATGTAGTCTGGTGACTCCCACATAGGGAATTTTATTTTGGTGGTTACCAAGAGATGGATAAACTCGTTTGTCTCTTCAAAAGTCTGTGTGAAACTGCAGATGACTTGAAAAGATGCGTTGATGTgctatcacatttttttaagggCTTCCCTATGTAGCCCAATCTAAAtatgttggattttgtagtttaaGGGCCACCACAAAAATTGTCAACCTTTGTTTTATTGGCACTGTAATGCCAAACACCAGTACTTCATATTCTGAACAGTTTGGATGCATCAATGCAACTCTAACAGTAGCAAATATCAATGACAGAGCCATCTCCAGTGCTCGGCCTCACTGCATTTCTTCTGAAATCCTGAAGTATTTACAGTAGTCCAGTTCGCTTGTAGGCTTTATTTTGCACTTGTTTCACAAAATGCTTgtcaaaaaatatgattttgtgtgttttctcctcATTCAAGGACTATTAATCTTCATAATAGAAGTACAGTCTGTTTAGGTCTTTGTCGTCCGTAGCGTACAGGCCTTTTCATCATTGCTTATAATCTGTTGTCAACAGTTTATTGTGTGGAGTGTGTCTAATGAATTCCAACATGTATAAACcgcaaaatggaaatataagATAAGTTATGGGGTCTTTTTGTTTGCTGGAACCCTGTAGAGACCTATTGAAATGTTTGTGGCAAGTTGTCACTGATCTCAAAGAGTGAGTGTAATGAATTGTATCTGtttgatttaaatttttataAGCTACTAGTTTAAAAATTCAGTGCTATACAGGGTAATTATTTCATGATGATTGAGTCGAGTATTATCAATTTGGGCAAATTAAAACTTGACAATGGCCTgtatctgagagagagagagtaatggTACCTCCTTTACATTTTTGCCTTTTCAACCCTTGTTGGTAATATCTCCATCATTTAGACAGACTGCAATGTGTTGGATGTACAGGACGGTTTGGGAGACTGTTATTTAACTGTGAAAAGTGCTTGTAGCATTTCGAAGTGTAAATTGAGTcatgtatatttattaataatttaaaatcatGTTATCAATATCTGAACAGTTCCTCTGTATGATTTGCACTAAAGTTTTTTCAAGCgagtgttaaaaataaatggagaaTGTTAAGATTATGATTTTGTGTCAAACGTTCTTTagtaatcaaatcaaatgaacACATTAGCgttggtagtttttttttatacattagtCAGTGGATGTTTTGTgggaaatatacatatataaacacataacacatttattagaccaccagtgTATGCCACAACTGTcttaaattaacagcattagtaattaccaaaatcatttttatgttccTGTAATGGTTTAACCATTACAGgaacataaaaatgattaaacaggttattaatacaccagtatgtagaagctctttaaccaaaatatttttaatgctaaaatattattattagggcccgagcaggcaacgacctgcgaggtctctattgtattttgaattgttattttgaattttatttttttcttcttcccaaatgatcgcatttttcactgcctgaacataccccaaaactcatgaaactttgaatataagtcacacctggcgaaaatttttataatatgtgcattttatgtaactttatacttctaatttataatacatttttgaccTGCATGTAGCTTTTCTGCATTATGTGCCCTTCTATTctagaaagtaataaaatgtCCAGGTGGTGGCACACTTTCCTCACTTTAACCACTAGAGCAGTGGATTCAATAGAGAGGGGATTTTGTAATACCACTGCATCTCTTCTGCACTCCCACTTTCTGTGAGAAAATCCATTTACCGTGACACGTGTTTGCATCCTATTTTTTACAGCATTCACTCCACCTCCAATATATTAGCAATTGGAATCTTTTTTCTGGGAAAGTGGTGAATATGTTTGTGGAGTAGCAATTAACTCTTAACATTATTTTGCCCCAGCAGGTacaatagtggggcggattagctcaatattttacaacgatcgttcactttgtgataaaagcatgaaatttggtagatgtgttggtgaatatgtttcgaacaaatctggatattgggccacctcaaaagcgccccctagtggccgtggcaggcatttgttatacgaataaatcaatgatgaataaaaactgcccttttaataataccaactggtgatgaattgtatattgttggaaagcctgattagtcacctttacaaaaaggtacagcttgtaaggatcgtgcattcatggaatgagcaacggggctaaacgtgtgggtagcaccccccaaaaatgtgcaccccctgtgtagtggggtggattagctgaacaatcgttcattttgtgataaaagcatcaaatttggtacactcattgctgaatacatgtttaatgaatctggatattgggccatcgcaaaaaaaattctgatggctgtggcggacatttttaaaaatgtccatttaaaagcggccatttttaaaaatggccgccggtggttactggcgaggaatgctttgcctaccctacagctgctgtttcatgttttcagcaccacaaatataatttagagacatgttaaagtgacaaaagctttattacagtctaatagaaaagaacattaactttgtataacattttattaggtcttgatattcccattcacaggctacggcctcctctttggcttgtattcttctgttgctccttaaaaagaaaaaataattttcaatattgtatgacctgcaacaataaaaacaaaacacatttagacagagaaaaaaatcatacattttaaaaattctgctagggttacttgtagcaggttactctttctggcaaaatccttgtactgaggtgtgtgacttagtcaggcggcttagccaaataaaggggacacgccggacaaaagcaccacatttttttccacatactctctatcataggtttcaatttttagtaggagccacttcatcaagattgcggtgatggcagccatataaagtctatgagaaatgctatatcttccaagccacttagaaggtcaatcttggtgtcaaaatatacattttctgtgtccaggaatcatttaaagctattgagaatatcactagatgattatttgatcaaacagatatattcattttcactcagactgggcaactcgcttcaagtgctgcagcagggtatcctgagttgaaaccgtttggaatcaatgttcacgggagagtgtggattagctgccatgtacactgctcaaacaaattaagggtacgctttcatctcatgtcagatcttgatcaacaaattatttacagtgagtcatccagtgatattctcaatagctttaaatgattctttgacccagaaaatgtatattttgacaccaagattgaccttctaagtggcttggaagatatattggttctcatagacttatggcttatatggctgccatctcctatctgcaatcttgatgaagtggctcctaccaaaagttgaaacctttggtgatagagagcatgtggaaaaattttggtgcttttgtccggcgtgtcccctttcttctcaaatctggtcctaagccgcctgactaactgtgatggagttataaaatacatttaaaaaaagaaaaaaagaaccacatgggcaaaggagacattacatatagtgtgtgtgtgcctgtgtgtgtgtgtgtgtgtgtgtgcagagagggatgtccacattccacaggacataatttaacagtgtcttaataagctttcacacccaacagccactgatacatgttccaagctaactagctagcttaagtacatatttttgctatcttgctaatttacttttcggccaaggcccatgatgattgtttttctctttagcctttatgatgttcatagcatattttattcataattataacaggtgaaataaaatatttagacataccttgatggacagtccactgcactgcttgtcccaggaagcaaatgctagctagctcatttgctagctagctcgatggctagcccgattgtggtggggcaggaaaaataactgaaagagtgtctaactggatttttgttaatttaatatgtgtatttacattttttaaattacgtttgtatatttagtttaaatttttaaaatattttaagaaataatttaaatattttttgtaattttaacgaagaaaatgactgctatggccactagggggcgaatttgcgatggcctaatatacagatttgtttgaaacatatccaccaacacatccaccaaattgtgtgcttctatcacaaaataaacaattcttgtgatttattgagctaatccgccccacaggggatgcacatttttggggggtgctacccacacgtttagccccgttgctcattccatgaatgcacgatccttacaagctgtacctcgttgtaaaggtgactaatcaggctttccaacaatatacaattcatcaccagttggtattattaaaagggcagtttttattcatcattgatttatttgtataacaaatgcctgccacggccactagggggcgcttttgaggtggcccaatatccagatttgtttgaaacatattcaccaacacatctaccaaatttcatgcttttatcacaaagtgaacgattgttcagctaatccgccccactacaaTGATTATGGCAATTATTTAATCCAGTTCCTTATTCTTCAAGTTGTGGTATAGCCCCTGATTCCAGAAAGGGTTACGATGTTACAATTTGCTAATCCTTGTGACAGATATTCAATTAAAACATGTATCAAgacaatacattttatgttcaaactgataactCTGATTTGAAGTTAACATTAACCAAGATCCATTTTGTGACTCCTATGTTTCATTTACCACACTGTGATGCTAAACCAAGTGtgagtggtgaaaatattcagcCATACTAGAAATGGCAAAATATTGGACATggaacaaaaaatatgtgacCTTGCTTTAGTTGGAGGTCGCACTGAGAACCTTCTTACTGAGGGGCAATGGTGACACACTATACCTCACAAGAAAACTAAAACAGCTTGAGCCCAATTTTGTGGCAAAAAATCTAATTAGCAAAGTTAGCAGTGCATGGAGGAGTAGCTGAGAAAGTAGAACTGATGAGTAGAGTACAGTGAAAGTAGGGAAGAGGAGTTTGTTGATAAAAATAACTAGTCATTAAGTTTGCTTGAGAAGCTGTAAATTAACAAGTGGCAAGAATCTGCTGTGATGCCCTTAGAGGGTAGAGGATTCCAAAGTGCAAGAAAAGATCCAATCAGCTGAACCCAAAACACCTGTTTCCCACCTGTAATACGACTGCGGCTCGCAGTACAGTgtcgcgttctaaaaatagcacaaacgTCATTACATATAcacagtggtgggagaagtattcagatctcttacttaagtaaaagtactaataccacactgtgaaattactccactacaagtaaaagtcctgcattcaaaacttaccaaagtaaaagtaaaaaatgatcagcatcaaaatgtacttaaagtatcaaaagtaaaagtacacgtgcatgcagaatggacccactcagattgttttatatatatcaagtatattattggattaatattatgatgtatttatgtaagcaacacAAGTAATCAAATGTAATTTGATCAAGTTGGGGAtcgttttaactatttaatatactgttacaaggtttaatttaaaaacaacaagtgaaatcactttaaatgtattttttatgctaaatctATTAtgctaaaaagtaactaaagctgtcagctaaatgtagtggagtaaaaagtacaatatttgcctctaaaatgtagtggagtagaagtataaagttacataaaatggaaattctcaagtaaagtacaagtaagtcaaaattgtacttaagtagagtacttcaataaatgtactttgttactttccaccactgcatatacATATAAAGTTTGCGGCTGTagaaaaagactgcagtttctgtggatttatgttggaAAACCACTGGTTTATGGCAAAAACTTTCGTGCAAGCCGCAAAAGCTTGATTCATGTAACTTAAGTAAACAACATAacttgacccatccaccaccccagccTCCTACCAAAGGCGGGAATCTGCCATTTTTACTTCGCTTCGCCGCCAATCACTACTATGTCAGCAACATGGCAGCGGACGCATTGCAGTGTACTT encodes:
- the prdm2a gene encoding PR domain zinc finger protein 2, translating into MEDSPHLYITEPGDNEDIEEEEEEEEEEEEEEEEEEEEEEEDDDNVYEEEPNTEPATIKSLHPDPHKYPNQDTERDWNSFPCQHCERHFSSKQGLERHMHIHALANNSSPASKSSKSNMSLGSNLDQLQHEKMKPLHSTGSVMQRQTSSPTSSSTSVLSAGDHTAQPDKPGVLEGHHACKYCEKIFTTHTNKRRHERRVHEQHLQGTHVEKTQLPQEESLPREFSEISQQETGLGDNTAPAAVLENQVEHTKHYMLDVSSNISENLSFYIDGKIVSTSTVSSCEAAEVHSGSSTLVGLDALILDPAQISQVLNTDSLTGKEIPGQPQAKRRTATPPLLPQIKTELESEVVVSSSSSSLVSSLIENLLPQNTESTVAQKERTVFLSPKLKQLLEKQDGLKPTLALIADGQKPCSPVSLSVLPAGTGRFKRRTGSPPSSPLQNPASREATPDIVECDAVSTGQMESQYSSPVHQTANVKDDTSPPVEEPALKPVSTENWLPTTGGNSCNQQPLDLSNTVKSNEEVALADAVLDLSLQNKTLTESELTLNLVSQAVLKEGKSNTCLMETALMNIGEQNIGLGNPETPLVTDFTIFTGPDMMTPIDPMVEGLVYGLALPSNPLTPTSASITPVALQPASPCTFAFASPTSHTVLPTTPSLITVLAPQHISNPSSQPIQVLAPNISPEPLVICTENALNFSECDLTTAFATTNSANPVTLSQSLDPALNLPGHVFLSDQIGLNPPIVESTPMSDVPFTPTVTLNDSLINSYNITSNTVLIECTIALEAPGSIVPAAVTLQENPAEPPAPTQMVVNHIEQQQIVSVPNPQTVDPTIVMSTIAESVTLSTATSVISDCTTVGESNSDPELVVNAEPPAVKEEEAADSIVSIPEISSKTSPLSEKAEENKSSNNMQSTAQQQSFTKNFICNVCDKLFHSMKELGHHVGDHADEWPYKCEFCVLLFSEPTALLDHRSSLHGVGKTYVCSACTKEFVYLCNLKQHQEELHPGQQCTYAEEEKGKLRPQNHNNLKVNTEPAVPDASEELKKVVKKEEGEVDVAAEELFTTIKIMASDGAKIKGPDVRLGINQHYPSFKPPPFPYHNRSPAGLVASATNFTTHNIPQTFSTAIRCTKCGKSFDNMPELHKHILACANASDKRRYTPKKNPIPLRHFAKTQNGVLSTTNSTNGLNASNRPSHSNRSKPNQESVNVKFKVLNKRKKKLVQRVMPQRNKQVPSSNKLSHAQVDEQQEIFVCPHCSREFTMRRSRTKHMAVCPKKPKEVKKRKEGGISVTKENDGHLHRGVEEKKQASPQHKTRLQTSGPAKRHAILPVQTVFSNKRSKIVIKESKQPKQETPTLNELPIVRTFNPTMRQYSRVQHSVKGIPIKITIVKPQKAALQKDELPPNQSREEAAGAVGNSSEQSPTA